In Sphaeramia orbicularis chromosome 5, fSphaOr1.1, whole genome shotgun sequence, a genomic segment contains:
- the LOC115418819 gene encoding LOW QUALITY PROTEIN: potassium voltage-gated channel subfamily A member 10-like (The sequence of the model RefSeq protein was modified relative to this genomic sequence to represent the inferred CDS: inserted 2 bases in 2 codons) produces the protein MEVPLVNFENMDDVGINLGDPSDSGYPTSPTSEAPDQNLLTHRLSSPHQSPHRGRRRHHSGQEGLSPSSPPTVTTKANSSSGSLISNLKLLINSESPTDSVFSKMAKDCYENEDLFEKHCMEEKDEKVVINISGLMFETQLSTLNKFPETLLGDPMKRISYFDPMKNEYFFDRNRXFFDGILYYYQSGGRIRRPANVPLDVFANEIVFYELGHEAMEQFREDEGFIKEPDVLLPTNELKRQFWLLFEYPESSSAARSVALVSVFVIVISIFIFCLETLPEFREDSDFVSGVAQFINGTQQSSHPATKDLVAYLTDPFFIVETICIIWFCFEVGVRFVVCPSKSDFFNNIMNIIDIVSIIPYXVTLGTELATTPDDDSNSSQNMSLAILRIIRLVRVFRIFKLSRHSKGLQILGQTLKASMRELGLLIFFLFIGVILFSSAIYFAEVDEPQTQFVSIPDGFWWAVVTMTTVGYGDMCPITMGGKMVGTLCAIAGVLTIALPVPVIVSNFNYFYHRETEQEEKQIMDAAAEAAQKTSAANKYGSTPSLNKSNGTWQNEKNGMH, from the exons ATGGAGGTGCCACTGGTTAATTTTGAAAACATGGATGATGTCGGCATTAACCTGGGCGACCCAAGTGACTCCGGGTACCCTACCTCGCCCACCTCAGAGGCCCCAGATCAGAATCTCCTCACCCATCGTCTGTCTTCTCCTCATCAGTCGCCACACAGAGGCCGACGTAGGCATCACTCTGGGCAGGAGGGCTTATCGCCTTCCTCTCCTCCTACTGTGACCACAAAGGCAAACTCCAGCAGCGGGAGTCTGATCTCCAACCTGAAGCTTCTGATCAACAGTGAGTCTCCCACGGACAGCGTCTTCAGTAAAATGGCGAAAGATTGCTACGAGAATGAAGATTTGTTTGAAAAGCATTGCATGGAAGAAAAAGATGAGAAAGTCGTCATCAATATTTCAGGCCTGATGTTTGAGACCCAGCTCAGTACGCTGAATAAGTTTCCAGAGACACTGCTGGGTGACCCCATGAAGAGGATAAGCTACTTTGACCCAATGAAAAACGAGTATTTTTTTGACAGAAACC CCTTCTTTGATGGTATTCTGTACTATTATCAGTCCGGGGGGAGAATCCGCAGACCAGCCAACGTTCCCTTAGATGTTTTTGCTAATGAAATAGTTTTCTACGAGCTGGGTCACGAAGCCATGGAGCAGTTTCGTGAAGATGAAGGGTTTATCAAAGAACCAGATGTCCTTTTGCCCACCAATGAACTCAAACGACAGTTCTGGCTCCTGTTCGAATACCCAGAGAGCTCCAGTGCAGCCAGATCAGTGGCTTTGGTTTCtgtatttgtcattgtcatttccATCTTTATCTTCTGCTTGGAGACTCTGCCAGAGTTCAGGGAGGACAGTGACTTTGTATCAGGTGTTGCCCAATTTATTAATGGGACGCAACAAAGTTCTCACCCTGCCACAAAAGACCTGGTGGCATACTTAACAGATCCCTTTTTCATAGTGGAGACTATTTGCATCATTTGGTTCTGCTTTGAGGTCGGCGTCCGTTTTGTGGTCTGCCCCAGCAAGAGTGATTTCTTCAACAACATCATGAATATCATTGACATAGTCTCGATTATTCCCT TCGTGACCCTGGGAACCGAGCTGGCTACGACCCCCGACGACGATTCAAACTCTAGTCAGAACATGTCACTGGCCATCCTAAGAATAATCCGTCTAGTGAGAGTTTTCAGAATTTTTAAGCTTTCCCGACACTCAAAAGGGCTTCAGATATTGGGACAGACCTTGAAAGCCAGTATGAGGGAACTGGGGCTGCTCATCTTCTTTCTTTTTATAGGAGTCATCCTGTTTTCAAGTGCCATCTACTTTGCAGAAGTGGATGAACCCCAGACGCAGTTTGTAAGCATCCCTGATGGCTTCTGGTGGGCTGTGGTGACAATGACCACGGTGGGATACGGAGACATGTGCCCCATCACCATGGGAGGCAAAATGGTCGGCACTCTCTGTGCCATTGCTGGTGTCCTGACCATTGCCCTGCCCGTCCCTGTCATTGTCTCTAACTTTAACTATTTTTACCACCGGGAGACTGAGCAGGAAGAGAAACAGATTATGGATGCAGCTGCGGAGGCTGCCCAGAAAACGTCAGCAGCAAACAAGTATGGAAGCACACCTTCACTAAACAAGAGTAACGGTACCTGGCAGAATGAGAAAAATGGCATGCACTGA
- the LOC115418805 gene encoding E3 ubiquitin-protein ligase BRE1A-like translates to METRREAENPPNNNNGQLISVPHKDTIRLLEVYVKRSLSLNEGSSNFKRTGKKEKWVTMPKRHRRHSSDPSIHLTEGLNVEEIGPFSVIEPHPEQPLNIPEEKEKEQEKAQEKEKEKEKEKAKKKRKKKKKPSLWKSFLSLFSQKDSDDKDDEQDSPSDTPEACQEEEAFDPPAQCLPMPPASAPKTRSMRRKSIRRRLSKRGLSFIKQSKPGRDFNSADITGVEAVVSVEPTYSYYEKVTEELEKIVHEVKEKEEVKPLSDEEVINRIIALTKEEGDAIDGKLKDNPTLSNFFQQMTYSSFQKLADAYLEKEAAPIQNPPTVLPTAPELVKLAFTLDFTARIAGLSRQNIGHITGLGNRYLQDRFEYKQACTDHPWSDSDD, encoded by the exons ATGGAAACTCGAAGAGAAGCAGAAAAcccccctaataataataatggccaGCTGATTTCTGTGCCTCACAAAGACACGATCCGTCTGCTGGAGGTCTATGTCAAACGAAGCCTCAGCCTAAACGAAGGTTCCTCCAACTTTAAACGCACCGGAAAGAAAGAGAAATGGGTGACGATGCCCAAAAGGCACAGACGGCACTCGAGTGACCCGTCCATTCACTTGACAGAAGGATTAAACGTTGAGGAAAttggtccattttctgtgatTGAACCTCATCCAGAGCAGCCCTTAAACATCCCtgaagagaaagagaaggagcaggagaaggcgcaggagaaagagaaggagaaagagaaggagaaagcaaaaaaaaagagaaagaagaaaaagaagcccTCATTGTGGAAAAGTTTTTTAAGTTTGTTCTCTCAGAAGGATAgcgatgacaaagatgatgagcAGGACAGTCCTTCAGATACACCTGAGGCCTGTCAGGAGGAGGAGGCCTTCGACCCTCCTGCCCAGTGTCTGCCCATGCCTCCAGCCTCTGCACCCAAGACCAGGTCTATGAGAAGGAAATCCATTAGAAGACGGCTCTCCAAAAGGGGACTGTCTTTTATAAAACAGTCTAAGCCTGGTAGAGACTTTAACTCAGCTGACATCACTGGAGTTGAAG CTGTGGTGAGTGTTGAACCAACGTACTCATACTACGAAAAAGTGACAGAGGAACTGGAAAAAATTGTGCATGAGgtcaaagaaaaagaggaagttaAACCTCTCTCAGATG AGGAAGTAATCAACAGGATCATTGCTTTGACGAAGGAGGAGGGTGATGCCATCGACGGCAAG TTAAAGGATAATCCCACCTTGAGTAACTTCTTCCAGCAGATGACATATTCATCCTTCCAGAAGTTGGCTGATGCCTATTTGGAGAAAGAGGCAGCACCGATCCAGAATCCTCCCACGGTCCTACCAACAGCCCCTGAGCTGGTCAAACTGGCCTTTACTCTGGACTTCACTGCCAGAATAGCTGGTCTCTCTAGGCAGAACATAGGTCACATTACTGGACTGGGGAACCGGTATCTACAGGACAGATTTGAATACAAACAG GCATGTACTGATCATCCATGGTCTGACAGTGATGACTGA
- the rplp2 gene encoding 60S acidic ribosomal protein P2: MRYVAAYLLATLGGNTNPSAKDIKAILGSVGIEADDERLNKVISELNGKDINEVMNSGLSKLASVPAGGAVAAPAAAAGGGAAGAGAAPAAAEEKKEEKKEESEESDEDMGFGLFD, translated from the exons ATGCGTTACGTGGCCGCTTACCTCCTGGCTACCCTTGGTGGAAACACCAACCCCAGTGCAAAAGACATCAAGGCCATCTTGGGCAGCGTGGGAATTGAGGCCGATGACGAACGCTTAAACAAG GTCATAAGTGAGTTGAATGGAAAAGACATCAATGAAGTCATGAACTCAG GCCTCTCGAAGTTGGCCTCCGTACCAGCAGGTGGTGCTGTGGCAGCCCCTGCCGCTGCTGCTGGCGGAGGTGCTGCCGGAGCTGGGGCTGCGCCTGCTGCTG CGGAAGAGAAaaaggaagagaagaaagaagaatcAGAGGAGTCAGATGAAGATATGGGCTTCGGACTCTTTGATTGA